A genomic window from Streptomyces sp. WMMC940 includes:
- a CDS encoding flavin monoamine oxidase family protein — MSTANEYGAISANEKTASGSGRTATRLPRRTLLKAAGATTLVAAAGAAVAQPTAAAAAVKKDFDVIVVGAGLAGVTAARELKAQGKRVLLLEARNRIGGRTWTDVYQGQQIERGGAWVDPLQPYVWRELNRYKLPIVADAGVERSILPTLDGFQEYDPAEAYARQKELFTPFFEDGNREYFERPYEPLYREDLVRKHDGFSLRDRLDQLKYPPEDEIRLTSTTSLYGGSSKRGALTHLTQWWALSGWNFDSFHGVNTYRPKYGTVSLLQAILAEAAPTLCLNSPVAAVEQDGRRVRVVTRAGNKFVAPEVIMAVPVNVWKTIKFSPGLPKAHRTASTAGIGVPHEKKLWLDLKQPADRFVAEAPEGHPICIMGRFDVGQPVVAFSVKDTFDVRDRKQVEAAVKDILPDAQLRGYTAHDWHADEFALGVGAFRQPFQLTRLHRDIQKPHGRVKFAGGDIADGWSGYMDGAVESGIRVAGGKLLTTHEIERLTSAAALRAPQVDRRLYRSMSAF, encoded by the coding sequence GTGAGTACAGCCAACGAGTACGGCGCGATATCGGCCAACGAGAAGACGGCGTCCGGTTCCGGCCGGACCGCGACGCGGCTGCCACGGCGCACCCTGCTGAAGGCTGCCGGGGCCACCACGCTCGTCGCCGCGGCGGGCGCGGCCGTCGCGCAGCCGACCGCGGCAGCGGCGGCGGTGAAGAAGGACTTCGACGTCATCGTCGTCGGCGCCGGCCTCGCCGGGGTCACCGCCGCGCGCGAGCTGAAGGCCCAGGGCAAGCGCGTCCTGCTGCTCGAGGCGCGCAACCGCATCGGAGGACGGACCTGGACCGACGTCTATCAGGGGCAGCAGATCGAGCGCGGCGGCGCCTGGGTCGACCCACTGCAGCCGTACGTGTGGCGGGAGCTGAACCGCTACAAGCTGCCGATCGTCGCCGACGCAGGTGTCGAGCGAAGCATCCTGCCCACCCTCGACGGGTTCCAGGAGTACGACCCGGCCGAGGCGTACGCCCGTCAGAAGGAGTTGTTCACCCCGTTCTTCGAGGACGGCAACCGTGAGTACTTCGAGCGCCCCTACGAGCCGCTCTACCGGGAGGACCTGGTGCGCAAGCACGACGGGTTCTCCCTTCGCGACCGGCTCGACCAGCTGAAGTACCCCCCGGAGGACGAGATCCGGCTCACCAGCACGACCTCGCTGTACGGCGGTTCCAGCAAGCGCGGCGCGCTGACCCACCTCACCCAGTGGTGGGCGTTGTCCGGCTGGAACTTCGACAGCTTCCACGGCGTCAACACCTACCGACCGAAGTACGGCACGGTCTCCCTGCTCCAGGCCATCCTGGCGGAGGCGGCACCCACACTGTGCCTGAACTCCCCCGTGGCCGCGGTCGAGCAGGACGGCAGACGGGTCCGCGTCGTCACCCGCGCCGGGAACAAGTTCGTCGCCCCCGAGGTCATCATGGCCGTACCGGTCAACGTATGGAAGACGATCAAGTTCAGTCCGGGGCTGCCGAAGGCGCACCGCACGGCCTCCACCGCGGGCATCGGCGTGCCCCACGAGAAGAAGCTGTGGCTGGACCTGAAGCAGCCTGCCGACCGCTTCGTCGCGGAGGCCCCGGAGGGGCACCCGATCTGCATCATGGGCCGTTTCGACGTGGGCCAGCCGGTGGTCGCGTTCAGCGTCAAGGACACCTTCGACGTGCGGGACCGCAAGCAGGTCGAGGCCGCGGTGAAGGACATCCTCCCGGACGCCCAACTGCGCGGCTACACGGCGCACGACTGGCACGCGGACGAGTTCGCGCTGGGAGTCGGCGCCTTCCGCCAACCGTTCCAGCTGACCAGGCTGCACCGTGACATCCAGAAGCCGCACGGCCGCGTCAAGTTCGCCGGCGGCGACATCGCCGACGGCTGGAGCGGCTACATGGACGGCGCCGTCGAGTCCGGCATCCGCGTGGCCGGCGGCAAGCTCCTGACCACCCACGAGATCGAGCGCCTGACGAGCGCGGCGGCCCTGCGGGCCCCGCAGGTCGACCGCCGACTGTACCGCTCGATGTCGGCGTTCTGA